The following are encoded together in the Eptesicus fuscus isolate TK198812 chromosome 16, DD_ASM_mEF_20220401, whole genome shotgun sequence genome:
- the SRSF7 gene encoding serine/arginine-rich splicing factor 7 isoform X2, translated as MSRYGRYGGETKVYVGNLGTGAGKGELERAFSYYGPLRTVWIARNPPGFAFVEFEDPRDAEDAVRGLDGKVICGSRVRVELSTGMPRRSRLDRPPARRPFDPNDRCYECGEKGHYAYDCHRYSRRRRSRSRSRSHSRSRGRRYSRSRSRSRGRRSRSASPRRSRSVSLRRSRSASLRRSRSGSIKGSRSRSRSRSRSRSISRPRSSRSKSRSPSPKRSRSPSGSPRRSASPERAD; from the exons ATGTCGCGCTACGGGCGGTACGGAGGAG aAACCAAGGTGTATGTTGGTAACCTGGGAACTGGTGCTGGCAAAGGAGAGTTAGAAAGGGCTTTCAGTTATTATGGCCCCTTAAGAACTGTGTGGATTGCAAGAAATCCTCCGGGATTCGCCTTTGTGGAATTTGAAGATCCTAGAGATGCAGAAGATGCAGTTCGAGGCCTGGATGGCAA GGTGATTTGTGGTTCCCGAGTGAGGGTTGAACTATCAACAGGCATGCCTCGGAGATCTCGTTTGGATAGACCACCTGCCCGACGTCCCTTTGATCCAAATGATAGATGCTATGAGTGTGGTGAAAAGGGACATTATGCTTATGATTGTCATCGCTATAGCCGACGAAGAAGAAGcag GTCACGGTCTAGATCACATTCGAGATCCAGAGGTAGACGATATTCTCGCtcaaggagcaggagcaggggcaggag gtCGAGATCAGCATCTCCTCGAAGATCAAGATCTGTATCTCTTCGTAGATCACGATCCGCTTCACTCAGACGATCTAGATCTGGTTCTATAAAAGGATCGAG atcaCGGTCAAGGTCAAGATCAAGATCCAGGTCTATTTCACGACCAAGAAGCAG CCGATCAAAGTCCAGATCTCCATCTCCAAAAAGAAG tcgTTCCCCATCAGGAAGTCCAAGAAGGAGTGCAAGTCCTGAAAGAGCGGACTGA
- the SRSF7 gene encoding serine/arginine-rich splicing factor 7 isoform X4 → MSRYGRYGGETKVYVGNLGTGAGKGELERAFSYYGPLRTVWIARNPPGFAFVEFEDPRDAEDAVRGLDGKVICGSRVRVELSTGMPRRSRLDRPPARRPFDPNDRCYECGEKGHYAYDCHRYSRRRRSRSRSRSHSRSRGRRYSRSRSRSRGRRSRSASPRRSRSVSLRRSRSASLRRSRSGSIKGSRSRSRSRSRSRSISRPRSSRSPSGSPRRSASPERAD, encoded by the exons ATGTCGCGCTACGGGCGGTACGGAGGAG aAACCAAGGTGTATGTTGGTAACCTGGGAACTGGTGCTGGCAAAGGAGAGTTAGAAAGGGCTTTCAGTTATTATGGCCCCTTAAGAACTGTGTGGATTGCAAGAAATCCTCCGGGATTCGCCTTTGTGGAATTTGAAGATCCTAGAGATGCAGAAGATGCAGTTCGAGGCCTGGATGGCAA GGTGATTTGTGGTTCCCGAGTGAGGGTTGAACTATCAACAGGCATGCCTCGGAGATCTCGTTTGGATAGACCACCTGCCCGACGTCCCTTTGATCCAAATGATAGATGCTATGAGTGTGGTGAAAAGGGACATTATGCTTATGATTGTCATCGCTATAGCCGACGAAGAAGAAGcag GTCACGGTCTAGATCACATTCGAGATCCAGAGGTAGACGATATTCTCGCtcaaggagcaggagcaggggcaggag gtCGAGATCAGCATCTCCTCGAAGATCAAGATCTGTATCTCTTCGTAGATCACGATCCGCTTCACTCAGACGATCTAGATCTGGTTCTATAAAAGGATCGAG atcaCGGTCAAGGTCAAGATCAAGATCCAGGTCTATTTCACGACCAAGAAGCAG tcgTTCCCCATCAGGAAGTCCAAGAAGGAGTGCAAGTCCTGAAAGAGCGGACTGA
- the SRSF7 gene encoding serine/arginine-rich splicing factor 7 isoform X3, producing MSRYGRYGGETKVYVGNLGTGAGKGELERAFSYYGPLRTVWIARNPPGFAFVEFEDPRDAEDAVRGLDGKVICGSRVRVELSTGMPRRSRLDRPPARRPFDPNDRCYECGEKGHYAYDCHRYSRRRRSRSRSRSHSRSRGRRYSRSRSRSRGRRSRSASPRRSRSVSLRRSRSASLRRSRSGSIKGSRYFQSRSRSRSRSRSISRPRSSRSPSGSPRRSASPERAD from the exons ATGTCGCGCTACGGGCGGTACGGAGGAG aAACCAAGGTGTATGTTGGTAACCTGGGAACTGGTGCTGGCAAAGGAGAGTTAGAAAGGGCTTTCAGTTATTATGGCCCCTTAAGAACTGTGTGGATTGCAAGAAATCCTCCGGGATTCGCCTTTGTGGAATTTGAAGATCCTAGAGATGCAGAAGATGCAGTTCGAGGCCTGGATGGCAA GGTGATTTGTGGTTCCCGAGTGAGGGTTGAACTATCAACAGGCATGCCTCGGAGATCTCGTTTGGATAGACCACCTGCCCGACGTCCCTTTGATCCAAATGATAGATGCTATGAGTGTGGTGAAAAGGGACATTATGCTTATGATTGTCATCGCTATAGCCGACGAAGAAGAAGcag GTCACGGTCTAGATCACATTCGAGATCCAGAGGTAGACGATATTCTCGCtcaaggagcaggagcaggggcaggag gtCGAGATCAGCATCTCCTCGAAGATCAAGATCTGTATCTCTTCGTAGATCACGATCCGCTTCACTCAGACGATCTAGATCTGGTTCTATAAAAGGATCGAGGTATTTCCA atcaCGGTCAAGGTCAAGATCAAGATCCAGGTCTATTTCACGACCAAGAAGCAG tcgTTCCCCATCAGGAAGTCCAAGAAGGAGTGCAAGTCCTGAAAGAGCGGACTGA
- the SRSF7 gene encoding serine/arginine-rich splicing factor 7 isoform X1 translates to MSRYGRYGGETKVYVGNLGTGAGKGELERAFSYYGPLRTVWIARNPPGFAFVEFEDPRDAEDAVRGLDGKVICGSRVRVELSTGMPRRSRLDRPPARRPFDPNDRCYECGEKGHYAYDCHRYSRRRRSRSRSRSHSRSRGRRYSRSRSRSRGRRSRSASPRRSRSVSLRRSRSASLRRSRSGSIKGSRYFQSRSRSRSRSRSISRPRSSRSKSRSPSPKRSRSPSGSPRRSASPERAD, encoded by the exons ATGTCGCGCTACGGGCGGTACGGAGGAG aAACCAAGGTGTATGTTGGTAACCTGGGAACTGGTGCTGGCAAAGGAGAGTTAGAAAGGGCTTTCAGTTATTATGGCCCCTTAAGAACTGTGTGGATTGCAAGAAATCCTCCGGGATTCGCCTTTGTGGAATTTGAAGATCCTAGAGATGCAGAAGATGCAGTTCGAGGCCTGGATGGCAA GGTGATTTGTGGTTCCCGAGTGAGGGTTGAACTATCAACAGGCATGCCTCGGAGATCTCGTTTGGATAGACCACCTGCCCGACGTCCCTTTGATCCAAATGATAGATGCTATGAGTGTGGTGAAAAGGGACATTATGCTTATGATTGTCATCGCTATAGCCGACGAAGAAGAAGcag GTCACGGTCTAGATCACATTCGAGATCCAGAGGTAGACGATATTCTCGCtcaaggagcaggagcaggggcaggag gtCGAGATCAGCATCTCCTCGAAGATCAAGATCTGTATCTCTTCGTAGATCACGATCCGCTTCACTCAGACGATCTAGATCTGGTTCTATAAAAGGATCGAGGTATTTCCA atcaCGGTCAAGGTCAAGATCAAGATCCAGGTCTATTTCACGACCAAGAAGCAG CCGATCAAAGTCCAGATCTCCATCTCCAAAAAGAAG tcgTTCCCCATCAGGAAGTCCAAGAAGGAGTGCAAGTCCTGAAAGAGCGGACTGA